In the genome of Vicia villosa cultivar HV-30 ecotype Madison, WI linkage group LG7, Vvil1.0, whole genome shotgun sequence, one region contains:
- the LOC131620125 gene encoding uncharacterized protein LOC131620125 produces MCSYNNNIEKKGFNKYSDLISCLLVAEQNNELLMKNHEARPAGTAPFPEVNVARHNYYVQNHGHGRARYCGRGRAHNYARGFNFDHSRNGNHKNVSFHQKWKNTEKNEKGGQSSKNKENICYRYGGKGHCDRTCRTPKHLVDLYQKLLKSTNTRIETHFTNEDGDPDYDNMDVTHLEIGDFFADPDEKIDHLIGDGTVKK; encoded by the coding sequence CCTACAACAACAATATCGAGAAAAAGGGGTTTAATAAATACTCTGATTTGATATCTTGTCTTCTTGTGGCTGAACAAAATAATGAGCTCTTGATGAAAAATCACGAGGCTCGTCCCGCAGGTACAGCTCCATTCCCCGAAGTGAATGTAGCAAGACACAATTACTATGTGCAAAATCATGGTCATGGTCGTGCGCGGTACTGCGGTCGTGGTCGTGCCCATAATTATGCTCGTGGTTTTAATTTTGATCATAGCCGCAATGGCAATCATAAGAATgtatcttttcaccagaaatggaaaaatactgaaaagaatgaaaaaggtgGTCAGAGtagcaaaaataaagaaaatatttgttaTCGTTATGGAGGGAAAGGTCATTGTGATCGCACTTGTCGTACACCAAAACACCTTGTTGATCTTTatcaaaaattattaaaaagtaCAAATACAAGAATTGAGACACATTTTACTAATGAAGATGGTGATCCCGATTATGACAATATGGATGTTACTCATTTAGAGATTGGTGATTTCTTTGCTGATCCAGATgaaaaaattgatcaccttattgGAGATGGAACTGTCAAGAAATAG